A region of Pseudomonas sp. Marseille-Q3773 DNA encodes the following proteins:
- a CDS encoding VOC family protein, whose amino-acid sequence MKIVVTSLLVDDQAKALAFYHYVLGFEPKHDIPMGRHRWLTLTSPNDPNGVELLLEPDAHPAAKAYKAALKQDGIPATSFGVRDIQAEYTRLCAAGVQFTQPPTDQGPVTVAVFDDTCGNLIQIAQKH is encoded by the coding sequence ATGAAGATTGTGGTCACCAGTCTCCTTGTCGACGACCAGGCCAAGGCCTTGGCTTTCTACCACTACGTACTCGGTTTCGAGCCCAAGCATGACATCCCCATGGGCCGCCACCGCTGGCTGACCCTCACCTCCCCCAACGACCCCAATGGCGTCGAGCTGCTGCTGGAACCCGACGCGCACCCGGCTGCCAAGGCCTACAAGGCCGCGCTGAAGCAGGACGGTATCCCTGCCACCTCGTTCGGCGTGCGCGATATCCAGGCCGAATACACCCGGCTGTGCGCCGCCGGCGTGCAGTTCACCCAGCCACCTACCGACCAGGGGCCGGTCACCGTGGCGGTATTCGATGACACCTGCGGCAACCTGATCCAGATCGCCCAGAAGCACTAG
- a CDS encoding ATP-binding protein, which produces MSSLRQRTLWRVMLLLLLGSGLLALYNYHDSRHEITEVYDAHLAQNARLLQGIMSLPVQEQSRGELYRAFDEALSKAGRHRVGHPYESKLAFQVWADDGTLLVHTPSAPQLDQPPRVPGFADVVVDARRWRSFVLPVPEKRWVIWVGERSDVRIDLVERIVRHTLLPFLFGSLALALLVWAAIGWGLRPLQNMAKVIRARHADSPEPLQLVPLPKELEPMQAAINRLLGQIGDLLSREHRFIADAAHEMRTPLAVLRLHAQNALNAASTAERDKALGFLMGGVDRLARVVNQLLTLARLEPRPGRRDWSPVDLQGLVAETLADLTPWILERGLEPSLDIVAGDYRLHTDAGALGIALQNLVTNAVDHSPPGGRITVTLQREGQALLVSVDDEGPGIAVADQQRVFERFYSKGSANGAGLGLAIVSTIMTRLGGSVQLRNQLPRGLRATLRLPLTPG; this is translated from the coding sequence ATGAGTTCGTTGCGCCAACGCACCTTGTGGCGGGTGATGCTGTTGCTGCTGCTCGGCAGCGGTCTGCTGGCATTGTACAACTATCATGACAGCCGGCACGAAATCACCGAGGTCTACGACGCGCACCTGGCGCAGAATGCCCGGCTGCTGCAGGGCATCATGAGCCTGCCGGTGCAGGAACAGAGCCGTGGCGAGTTGTACCGGGCCTTCGACGAGGCGCTGAGCAAGGCCGGCCGGCACCGGGTCGGGCACCCCTACGAGAGCAAGCTGGCCTTTCAGGTATGGGCCGACGACGGCACCTTGCTGGTGCATACCCCCAGCGCCCCGCAGCTGGACCAGCCGCCCCGGGTGCCCGGGTTTGCCGATGTGGTGGTGGATGCGCGGCGCTGGCGCAGTTTCGTCTTGCCAGTGCCGGAAAAACGCTGGGTGATCTGGGTCGGCGAACGCAGCGACGTGCGTATCGACCTGGTCGAGCGCATCGTGCGGCATACGCTGTTGCCCTTCCTGTTCGGCAGCCTGGCGCTGGCGTTACTGGTGTGGGCGGCTATCGGCTGGGGCCTGCGGCCGTTGCAGAACATGGCCAAGGTCATCCGCGCCCGCCATGCCGACTCACCCGAGCCACTGCAACTGGTCCCGTTACCGAAGGAACTGGAACCGATGCAGGCGGCGATCAACCGCCTGCTCGGGCAGATTGGCGACCTGCTGAGCCGCGAGCATCGCTTCATCGCCGATGCCGCCCACGAGATGCGCACCCCGTTGGCGGTCCTGCGCCTGCATGCGCAGAACGCCCTCAATGCAGCCAGCACCGCCGAGCGGGACAAGGCGCTGGGCTTTCTCATGGGCGGTGTCGACCGCCTTGCCCGGGTGGTCAACCAGTTGTTGACCCTGGCCCGCCTGGAGCCCCGGCCCGGCCGGCGTGACTGGTCACCGGTCGATCTGCAGGGGCTGGTGGCCGAGACCCTGGCCGACCTGACCCCGTGGATCCTGGAGCGTGGGCTCGAGCCTTCGCTGGACATTGTCGCCGGTGACTACCGCCTGCATACCGATGCCGGCGCGCTGGGCATTGCCTTGCAGAACCTGGTGACCAACGCCGTGGATCATTCACCGCCGGGCGGACGCATCACCGTGACCCTGCAGCGCGAAGGGCAGGCGCTATTGGTCAGTGTCGACGACGAAGGGCCGGGCATCGCCGTGGCCGACCAACAGCGCGTGTTCGAGCGTTTCTACAGCAAGGGCTCGGCCAATGGCGCCGGCCTGGGGCTGGCGATCGTCAGTACCATCATGACGCGTCTGGGCGGCAGCGTGCAGTTGCGCAACCAGCTGCCGCGCGGGCTGCGAGCGACCCTGCGGCTGCCGCTGACGCCTGGCTAG
- a CDS encoding response regulator, giving the protein MRLLLVEDDVALGEGICDGLRREGYTLDWLQDGASALHALTHEAFDLAILDLGLPRLDGIELLRRLRAAGKSLPVLVLTARDATDDRITGLDAGADDYLVKPFDLNELKARLRALLRRSSGRAQLLIEHAGVCLDPATQQVHYQGQLVVLTPKEYLLLHELLAQPGKVFTRERLTQLLYGWDEEPESNTLEVNIYHLRKKLFNGLIRTVRGIGYLAEGKA; this is encoded by the coding sequence ATGCGCCTGCTGCTGGTGGAAGACGACGTCGCGCTGGGGGAGGGGATCTGTGACGGCCTGCGCCGCGAGGGTTATACCCTCGACTGGCTGCAGGATGGCGCCAGCGCCTTGCATGCCTTGACTCACGAGGCGTTCGACCTGGCCATTCTCGACCTGGGCTTGCCACGCCTGGACGGCATCGAACTGCTGCGGCGCCTGCGCGCTGCCGGCAAGAGCCTGCCGGTGCTGGTCTTGACCGCCCGCGACGCCACCGACGATCGCATCACCGGGCTGGACGCCGGGGCGGATGATTACCTGGTGAAGCCCTTCGACCTCAACGAACTCAAAGCCCGCCTGCGGGCCTTGCTGCGCCGCAGCAGCGGCCGCGCGCAATTGCTCATCGAGCACGCCGGGGTGTGCCTGGACCCGGCCACCCAACAGGTGCACTACCAGGGCCAGTTGGTAGTGCTCACACCCAAGGAATACCTGCTGCTGCACGAACTGCTGGCCCAGCCGGGCAAGGTATTCACCCGCGAGCGCCTGACCCAGTTGCTGTATGGCTGGGATGAAGAACCCGAGAGCAACACCCTGGAAGTGAATATCTACCACCTGCGCAAGAAACTGTTCAATGGCCTGATCCGCACCGTGCGCGGTATCGGCTACCTGGCGGAAGGCAAGGCATGA
- a CDS encoding SDR family oxidoreductase, whose amino-acid sequence MRLPDCVAVLTGASGGIGLALADQLCSAGARVLAVSRQKGRLVELMARYPQQLYWQQADLRSSEGRREVLEAARAMGYCNLLINAAGVNRFALLEQLDEAALDELFDLNVKAAIQLTRLCLPLLREQPSALVVNVGSIYGSIGYPGYATYCASKFALRGFSEALRRELADTSVSVLYAAPRTTRTAMNSSAAQALNQAMKVGVDDPQDVARAVLAAVQAERSELYLGWPEKLFVRLNGMLPGVVDRALRRQLPLIRRYSTWHNKESSK is encoded by the coding sequence ATGCGTCTGCCTGATTGCGTGGCGGTGCTCACCGGTGCCAGCGGTGGCATCGGCCTGGCGCTGGCAGACCAGTTGTGCAGCGCCGGTGCGCGGGTGCTGGCGGTCAGCCGGCAGAAGGGCCGGCTGGTCGAGCTGATGGCACGTTACCCGCAGCAGCTGTATTGGCAGCAAGCCGATCTGCGCAGTAGCGAAGGCCGCCGCGAGGTGCTGGAAGCGGCCCGGGCCATGGGCTACTGCAACCTGTTGATCAATGCCGCCGGGGTCAACCGCTTCGCCTTGCTCGAACAGTTGGACGAAGCTGCCCTGGACGAGCTGTTCGACCTCAATGTCAAGGCCGCCATCCAGCTGACCCGCCTGTGCCTGCCGCTGCTGCGCGAGCAACCCAGTGCCCTGGTGGTGAACGTGGGTTCGATCTACGGCTCGATCGGTTACCCCGGCTATGCCACCTACTGTGCCAGCAAGTTTGCCCTGCGCGGTTTTTCCGAAGCACTGCGCCGGGAGCTGGCCGACACCTCGGTGAGCGTGCTGTACGCGGCACCGCGCACTACCCGCACGGCGATGAACAGCAGTGCCGCGCAGGCCCTCAACCAGGCCATGAAAGTGGGCGTCGACGACCCGCAGGACGTGGCCCGGGCAGTGCTCGCCGCGGTACAGGCCGAGCGTAGCGAACTGTACCTGGGCTGGCCGGAAAAGCTCTTCGTGCGCCTCAACGGCATGCTGCCGGGGGTGGTCGACCGCGCCCTGCGCAGGCAATTGCCGCTGATCCGCCGCTACAGCACCTGGCACAACAAGGAGTCGAGCAAATGA
- a CDS encoding iron-containing redox enzyme family protein: protein MLFFDRLQQETADERTALFSVPVIRDALAGKASLEAYVAFLTQAYHHVRHTVPLMMACGARLPTRLEWLRGAVCEYIEEEYGHERWILDDIAACGADPLQVANGRPALPIELMVAFLYDQIARGNPVGLFGMVNVLEGTSIALATQAAGTLQSSLGLSDQAFSYLSSHGALDQDHMATYRGLMNRLEATEDHQAVVHAAKVVYRLYTAMFEGLPRAAQQEAQHASA from the coding sequence ATGCTTTTCTTCGATAGGCTGCAACAGGAAACCGCCGACGAACGTACGGCTTTGTTCAGCGTCCCGGTCATCCGCGACGCGCTGGCCGGCAAGGCCAGCCTCGAGGCCTATGTGGCGTTTCTGACCCAGGCCTACCACCATGTGCGGCATACCGTGCCGCTGATGATGGCTTGTGGCGCACGTTTGCCGACGCGACTGGAGTGGCTGCGTGGGGCCGTGTGCGAGTACATCGAGGAGGAATACGGCCATGAGCGCTGGATTCTCGATGACATCGCTGCCTGTGGCGCTGACCCGCTGCAGGTGGCGAATGGCCGTCCGGCATTGCCGATCGAGCTGATGGTGGCGTTTCTCTACGATCAGATTGCCCGGGGCAACCCGGTCGGGCTGTTCGGCATGGTCAACGTCCTCGAAGGCACCAGCATCGCCCTCGCGACCCAGGCCGCCGGGACCTTGCAGAGCAGCCTCGGCCTGTCGGACCAGGCGTTCAGCTACCTCAGTTCCCACGGTGCCCTGGACCAGGACCATATGGCCACTTACCGTGGCCTGATGAACCGCCTGGAGGCAACCGAGGACCATCAGGCGGTGGTCCATGCCGCCAAAGTGGTGTATCGGCTGTACACCGCCATGTTCGAAGGGCTGCCGCGTGCCGCGCAACAGGAGGCCCAGCATGCGTCTGCCTGA
- a CDS encoding AMP-binding protein, with protein sequence MPHECQRFREVLQQHAVQRGAQPALLGTTGRFSYRQLLDEVEQRQAWLSAAPPGTFVLALENGPEALLWDLAALFVARPIVILPAFFSSAQRRHCLAQSGALLALADQAFADDLQACGFSAGERFWSRPASAGVALPVGTAKVTYTSGSTGAPKGVCLSAEAMLRVARELEAASRPTAPTRYLAVLPLAVLLENLGLYAALLAGASIALYPQAQLGFRGASQVDFKQLLGAIAVSGAESLILVPQLLLALVTAIERGLMRVGPLRFVAVGGARGAPSLLARAEAGGLPGVEGYGLSECASVVCLNRPGERRPGSVGRPLPHVQLRIADNGEVQVAGSALLGYLGEPAFNEPWLSTGDLGHFDSDGFLYLAGRKKHQYSTSFGRNVNPEWVEAELTQGGVIAQAFVYGEGLAHNLALLWPLDPHADDHTLEQAVRQANAGLPDYARVHAWRRLPEPLSAAGQTLTANGRPRREQILRRYHALLTDLQ encoded by the coding sequence ATGCCGCATGAATGCCAGCGGTTCCGGGAGGTATTGCAACAGCATGCCGTTCAGCGCGGGGCGCAACCGGCGCTGCTGGGGACTACCGGGCGCTTCAGCTATCGCCAGTTGCTGGACGAAGTCGAACAACGCCAGGCCTGGTTGAGCGCAGCACCGCCGGGCACTTTCGTCCTGGCGCTGGAAAACGGCCCGGAAGCGCTGCTCTGGGACCTGGCCGCGCTGTTCGTGGCACGCCCCATCGTCATCCTGCCGGCGTTCTTCAGCAGTGCCCAGCGCCGCCATTGCCTGGCCCAGAGCGGTGCGCTGCTGGCGTTGGCCGACCAGGCTTTCGCGGACGATCTGCAGGCCTGCGGCTTCAGTGCCGGCGAGCGCTTCTGGAGCCGCCCAGCGAGCGCTGGCGTGGCTTTGCCTGTGGGCACCGCGAAGGTTACCTACACCTCCGGCAGCACCGGGGCACCCAAGGGGGTGTGCCTGAGTGCCGAGGCCATGTTGCGGGTCGCCCGCGAACTCGAGGCCGCCAGCCGCCCGACTGCACCGACCAGGTACCTGGCGGTGTTGCCGCTGGCGGTGCTGCTGGAAAACCTCGGCCTGTATGCGGCCCTGCTGGCGGGGGCGAGCATCGCCCTGTACCCGCAGGCGCAGCTGGGATTTCGCGGCGCCAGCCAGGTTGATTTCAAGCAGCTGCTGGGTGCCATCGCCGTGAGTGGCGCCGAAAGCCTGATTCTGGTGCCACAGTTGCTGCTCGCCCTGGTCACGGCCATCGAGCGTGGCCTGATGCGGGTAGGCCCGTTGCGCTTCGTGGCGGTAGGCGGGGCGCGGGGGGCGCCCAGCCTGCTGGCCCGCGCCGAGGCGGGCGGGCTCCCGGGGGTCGAAGGCTACGGCTTGTCCGAATGCGCCTCGGTGGTATGTCTCAACCGCCCCGGTGAGCGGCGCCCGGGCAGTGTCGGGCGGCCACTGCCGCATGTGCAGCTACGCATTGCCGACAATGGCGAGGTGCAGGTGGCCGGCTCGGCGTTGCTCGGCTACCTGGGTGAGCCAGCATTCAACGAGCCCTGGCTGTCGACCGGTGACCTCGGGCACTTCGACAGCGACGGTTTCCTCTACCTGGCCGGGCGCAAGAAGCACCAGTACAGCACCAGCTTCGGGCGCAACGTCAACCCCGAGTGGGTCGAGGCCGAGCTGACCCAGGGTGGGGTGATCGCCCAGGCCTTCGTCTACGGCGAGGGCCTGGCACACAACCTGGCGCTGCTCTGGCCACTGGACCCGCACGCTGACGATCACACGCTCGAACAGGCTGTGCGCCAGGCCAATGCCGGGCTGCCGGACTACGCCCGGGTACACGCCTGGCGGCGCCTGCCCGAGCCCTTGAGCGCCGCTGGGCAAACCCTGACCGCCAACGGCCGGCCACGCCGCGAACAGATCCTGCGGCGTTACCACGCCTTGTTAACCGACCTTCAATGA
- a CDS encoding thermostable hemolysin, with product MTQSDSPSLFPLAIGSHGDRLAHLTVKHLGEPGREELEQFIHARFACAHHADVQHYLPELLGLHDSHGRLMAAVGIRLASTGATFIERYLDEPLEMAVTRVAGSPVNRAQLVEVGNLAALSAGSARIMIIAVTWLLAARALQWVAFTGAATLVNSFHRLGLVPTALAMADPGRLNGDAGKWGSYYAQHPQVFVGNIGYGHAALARGGVFERLGLPSSVAEAGHAA from the coding sequence ATGACCCAGTCAGACAGCCCCAGCCTGTTTCCGCTGGCGATCGGCAGCCACGGCGATCGGCTCGCTCATTTGACCGTGAAACACCTGGGTGAGCCAGGCCGCGAGGAGCTGGAGCAGTTCATTCACGCCCGTTTTGCCTGCGCCCACCATGCCGATGTGCAGCACTACCTGCCCGAACTGCTCGGCCTGCATGACAGCCACGGGCGCCTGATGGCCGCTGTGGGCATACGCCTGGCCAGCACCGGCGCGACCTTTATCGAACGTTATCTGGATGAGCCGCTGGAAATGGCCGTGACCCGCGTGGCGGGCAGCCCGGTGAACCGTGCGCAGCTGGTCGAGGTGGGTAACTTGGCTGCGCTCAGCGCTGGCAGTGCGCGGATCATGATCATCGCGGTGACCTGGTTGCTGGCTGCCCGTGCCCTGCAATGGGTGGCCTTTACCGGCGCCGCGACCCTGGTCAACAGTTTTCATCGCCTGGGCCTGGTGCCCACCGCGCTGGCCATGGCCGACCCCGGTCGGCTGAACGGCGACGCCGGTAAATGGGGCAGTTACTACGCGCAGCACCCGCAGGTGTTCGTCGGCAACATCGGTTACGGCCACGCAGCCCTGGCCCGCGGCGGGGTGTTCGAGCGGCTGGGCTTGCCGAGCAGCGTGGCGGAGGCCGGCCATGCCGCATGA
- a CDS encoding MFS transporter, translating into MAVLDGTSTGSSAPQRGITREERKVIFASSLGTVFEWYDFYLYGSLAAIIAKHFFAGVNETTSFIFALLAFAAGFAVRPFGAIVFGRLGDMIGRKYTFLITIVIMGLSTAVVGLLPSYATIGVAAPIILITLRLLQGLALGGEYGGAATYVAEHAPMGRRGFFTAWIQTTATLGLFLSLLVIMACRTAMGTEVFEAWGWRVPFLLSILLLAISVYIRLQLNESPVFMKMKAEGKASKAPLTESFARWDNLKVVIMALLGGTAGQAVVWYTGQFYALFFLLQMLKIEPQTANLLIAGSLLIGTPFFIFFGSLSDRIGRKKIIMAGCIIAALTYFPIFKALTQYGNPDVFVAQEQNPVVVVADPGQCAFQFDPVGKAKFTSSCDIAKSLLAKRAIPYTNEAAEPGSVAQIRIGERVLPSFDGSSLAAADFKAQSEAFTATLSGALKEAGYPEKADPAKIHYPMVLLLLTLLVIYVTMVYGPIAAWLVELFPARIRYTSMSLPYHIGNGWFGGFLPTVAFAMVAATGDIYYGLWYPIVIALMTAVLGIFFLPETKDRDIHHA; encoded by the coding sequence ATGGCGGTTCTCGACGGCACATCCACGGGCAGTAGTGCGCCCCAACGCGGTATCACTCGGGAGGAGCGCAAGGTCATCTTTGCCTCGTCCCTGGGCACGGTGTTCGAATGGTACGACTTCTACTTGTACGGCTCACTGGCGGCGATCATCGCCAAGCATTTCTTCGCCGGCGTCAATGAGACCACCTCGTTCATCTTCGCCCTGCTGGCCTTTGCCGCCGGCTTTGCCGTGCGGCCGTTCGGCGCCATCGTGTTCGGCCGCCTGGGCGACATGATCGGGCGCAAGTACACCTTCCTCATCACCATCGTGATCATGGGCCTGTCGACGGCGGTGGTCGGCCTGCTGCCCAGCTACGCCACCATCGGCGTGGCGGCACCGATCATCCTGATCACCCTGCGCCTGCTGCAGGGGTTGGCCCTGGGTGGCGAATACGGCGGCGCGGCCACCTATGTGGCCGAGCATGCGCCAATGGGGCGTCGCGGCTTCTTCACCGCCTGGATCCAGACTACTGCCACTCTCGGGCTGTTCCTGTCGCTGCTGGTGATCATGGCCTGCCGTACGGCCATGGGTACCGAGGTGTTCGAGGCCTGGGGCTGGCGTGTGCCGTTCCTGCTGTCGATTCTGCTGCTGGCGATTTCGGTGTACATCCGCCTGCAGCTCAACGAGTCGCCGGTGTTCATGAAGATGAAGGCCGAGGGCAAGGCCTCCAAGGCGCCGCTCACCGAGTCGTTCGCGCGCTGGGACAACCTCAAGGTGGTGATCATGGCGCTGCTCGGCGGCACTGCCGGGCAGGCGGTGGTGTGGTACACCGGGCAGTTCTACGCGCTGTTCTTCCTGCTGCAGATGCTCAAGATCGAGCCACAGACCGCCAACCTGCTGATTGCCGGCTCGCTGCTGATCGGCACGCCGTTCTTCATCTTCTTCGGCAGCCTGTCCGACCGCATCGGGCGCAAGAAGATCATCATGGCCGGCTGCATTATCGCAGCGCTGACCTACTTCCCGATCTTCAAGGCGCTGACCCAGTACGGCAACCCGGACGTGTTCGTCGCCCAGGAGCAGAACCCGGTGGTAGTAGTAGCCGACCCAGGCCAGTGCGCGTTCCAGTTCGACCCGGTGGGCAAGGCCAAATTCACCAGTTCGTGCGATATCGCCAAGAGCCTGCTGGCCAAACGGGCCATCCCTTATACCAACGAAGCGGCCGAGCCGGGCAGCGTGGCGCAGATCCGCATTGGTGAGCGGGTCCTGCCCAGCTTTGACGGCAGCAGCCTGGCAGCGGCGGACTTCAAGGCGCAGAGCGAGGCCTTCACCGCCACTTTGAGCGGCGCGTTGAAAGAGGCGGGCTACCCGGAAAAGGCCGACCCGGCGAAGATCCACTACCCGATGGTGCTGTTGCTGCTGACGCTGCTGGTGATCTACGTGACCATGGTCTACGGGCCGATCGCCGCCTGGCTGGTAGAGCTGTTCCCGGCGCGTATCCGCTATACCTCGATGTCACTGCCTTATCACATCGGCAACGGCTGGTTCGGCGGCTTCCTGCCGACCGTGGCGTTTGCCATGGTGGCGGCCACCGGTGATATCTATTACGGCTTGTGGTACCCGATCGTGATTGCGCTGATGACGGCGGTGCTGGGTATCTTCTTCCTGCCGGAGACCAAGGACCGGGACATCCATCACGCCTGA
- a CDS encoding VOC family protein, giving the protein MRPFAIKHIDHLVLRVSDLPRSIAFYTELLGCTVSRVREDLGMVHLATGTAMIDLVTLDGPLGQPGGAAPGAEGRNLHHFCLRIEPFDEPALRAYLQAAGVPVAPAEKRYGAEGEGPSLYCYDPDGNQIELKGPVS; this is encoded by the coding sequence ATGCGCCCGTTCGCCATCAAGCACATCGACCACCTCGTTCTGCGCGTCAGCGACCTGCCGCGCAGTATTGCGTTCTACACCGAGCTGCTCGGCTGCACGGTCAGCCGCGTACGCGAAGACCTGGGCATGGTCCACCTGGCCACCGGCACGGCGATGATCGACCTGGTCACCCTCGACGGCCCGCTGGGCCAGCCTGGTGGCGCGGCACCGGGGGCCGAGGGGCGCAACCTGCACCATTTCTGCCTGCGTATCGAGCCGTTCGACGAGCCGGCGCTGAGGGCGTACCTGCAGGCTGCGGGGGTGCCAGTGGCGCCTGCGGAAAAACGCTACGGCGCTGAAGGCGAAGGGCCATCGCTGTACTGCTATGACCCGGATGGCAACCAGATCGAGTTGAAAGGGCCGGTGTCGTAG
- a CDS encoding alpha/beta fold hydrolase produces the protein MRASSTPRDHLLDHNGIEIAVRCWGPEDGIPVLALHGWLDNAASFERLAPMLDGCFVVAPDLVGHGRSDHRRHDSGYYLWEHAGDMLAVTESLGLGQFHVLAHGMGTGVASLLAAMTSGIVSMTFLDGMGAPFTVAEDDRVEHLARAYRLKRMVQRSQLQGFAEADVCRFEDLDTALEQRRERLDTELSEEAARLLALRDLLQLGDGYCWRHDPRLVLPEPMPLTEREACELLSQIRCPLYLLFGRQGAFTNEAFTRRQAALPGHAKVSWHPGGHHFHLDSPDRALVDQLLRILARHEGGVLQRLVNE, from the coding sequence ATGCGCGCATCATCGACACCCAGGGACCACTTGCTGGACCACAACGGCATCGAAATAGCAGTCCGCTGCTGGGGCCCGGAGGACGGTATACCGGTGCTGGCCCTGCATGGCTGGCTGGACAATGCCGCCTCGTTCGAGCGCCTGGCGCCGATGCTCGATGGTTGCTTCGTGGTGGCCCCCGACCTGGTCGGCCACGGCCGCTCCGATCATCGCCGCCATGACAGTGGGTATTACCTGTGGGAGCATGCCGGGGACATGCTGGCGGTGACCGAAAGCCTGGGCCTGGGGCAGTTTCATGTGCTGGCCCATGGCATGGGCACCGGTGTGGCATCGTTGCTGGCGGCCATGACCAGCGGTATCGTCAGCATGACCTTCCTCGACGGCATGGGGGCACCGTTCACGGTGGCCGAGGATGACCGCGTCGAACATCTGGCCCGGGCCTACCGGCTCAAGCGCATGGTCCAGCGCAGCCAGCTGCAGGGCTTTGCCGAGGCGGACGTGTGCCGCTTCGAAGACCTGGACACCGCGCTGGAGCAACGTCGCGAACGCCTGGACACCGAACTGTCGGAGGAGGCGGCACGCCTGCTGGCGCTGCGCGACCTGCTGCAGTTGGGCGATGGTTATTGCTGGCGCCACGACCCGCGCCTGGTACTGCCCGAACCCATGCCGCTGACCGAGCGCGAGGCCTGCGAGCTGCTCAGTCAGATCCGCTGCCCGCTTTACCTGCTGTTCGGCCGTCAGGGGGCATTCACCAATGAGGCCTTTACCCGGCGCCAGGCCGCCTTGCCTGGCCACGCCAAGGTGTCGTGGCACCCGGGCGGGCACCACTTCCATCTGGATTCCCCGGACCGGGCGCTGGTCGACCAGCTGCTGCGGATCCTGGCCCGCCATGAAGGCGGCGTGCTGCAACGCCTGGTGAACGAATAG